From the Ciona intestinalis chromosome 2, KH, whole genome shotgun sequence genome, one window contains:
- the LOC100178653 gene encoding glutathione S-transferase Mu 1-like — protein MTKLILAYWDVRCLVEPIRLILEYAGVEYEFKAYPTGEAPDYSRPEWKADKFSLGFDFPNVPYLIDGEVKLTESWAIMKYLGRKYDLYPQTEEEHQRCDVAQGVVEDFRYKFINLCYYSTKESFAKGKFEFMQNFAVYMDRFELYLSNHRYMAGDRLTYVDFGLFEALDQIMVFDASLITDTYPTVFRFMSRIRDLKGVTTYRHSNRFKILPLFSKYAYWGGQSE, from the exons atgacTAAATTAATTCTTGCTTATTGGGACGTTAGATGTTTGGTGGAACCTATTAGACTAATATTGGAATATGCAGGAGTGGAATACGAGTTTAAAGCTTACCCTACag GAGAAGCACCAGATTACAGTCGTCCGGAATGGAAGGCAGACAAATTTTCGCTTGGATTTGATTTTCCAAACGTTCCTTATCTTATTGATGGTGAAGTAAAACTCACAGAAAGTTGGGCCATCATGAAATACCTTGGTAGGAAATATGATCTCTATCCGCAAACAGAGGAAGAACACCAAAG ATGTGACGTCGCCCAAGGGGTTGTTGAAGATTTTCGCTACAAGTTCATCAACCTTTGCTATTATTCAACAAAGGAATCATTCGCGAAGGGAAAGTTTGAATTCATGCAGAACTTCGCCGTGTACATGGATCGGTTTGAGCTTTATTTGTCTAATCACAGATATATGGCCGGTGACAGATTAACGTATGTGGATTTTGGTCTCTTTGAAGCTCTGGACCAAATTATGGTTTTTGATGCGTCTCTGATTACTGACACATACCCAACTGTGTTTCGCTTTATGTCCCGAATCAGGGACTTAAAAGGAGTGACAACTTACAGACATTCAAACAGATTTAAAATTCTGCCCctattttcaaaatatgcaTATTGGGGTGGACAGTCGgaataa
- the LOC100178651 gene encoding uncharacterized protein LOC100178651 isoform X2 translates to MLDVQFEIMNIDTKLWLILAVVMYNGRCEDTVLPAGEVLHENIKILFYNNTEQKMKFQSALDFCASLKGSLLLIKDNGIQLKVTEQLAQWESSVDQSECGNNCWHLGYWVGAREYNNQWMWLDNSAVDGVYQNWYRNQPNGGNATAYAMKVMPIDQVKTTSGILGKWGDDNANQKKNFICQLHLCNGYECANGGNCTLDLATSSLKCICINGYSGKTCQIEPNVTLPCNATKQKKYEYKFFNYPPLNYTTANERCVEEGNGYQLVKVNSSFIQDDINSQIQKWAYDFDEQSWTNASEAGYWAGGDKTRGDWYWLDGTSIPLQSTVEFENWLDGFPLVSSRLSALQILLTNSSFSDEVNGDILGKWVDGMIIQKKRYICQRLYNPCSVDNPCLNGGECLPELNHIQSSFKCICSDGYYGDICQYDPCTVNPCENNGTCSLETQSDCGLLYIIGGSGDECEVTNTTAYRCDCIVGYHGINCTQDLCTNNPCLNNGTCNMNGSDYQCQCVGDFFGRNCTEVPDPCNSLYCGSNGKCIVVNSTALCQCYVGYYGQYCENDLCTHNPCMNNGTCNMNGSDYQCQCLDGYYGKNCTNDLCTNNPCLNNGTCNMNGSDYQCQCVGGFFGKNCSTPEPCIPSPCGSHGLCIVRNTTEYYCLCDDGYYGNECQNNPCTIQPCQNDGDCQVNNSSYTCECKTGFFGINCTQDYCSQDPCMNGGNCSINGTSYACDCPPTYSGFNCTEAIFFTDDAVGFSIHLSVDSLTNFTTSLTTCMDLGGALVIVKTQNTQTFLERYISNITDMNGFWIGAQNVSGEWLWLDGSSVNNQDFEKWPPETQQLNGNCLSLQRQNIESEFVWIPKDCNAPIGYICEKPADGEDPCIPTPCLHNSVCTSSGAHFYCNCSDLYSGNLCERPLNTPSPPFQPWLIVVIVISTAQILFLTVFLCYYVHSFRDQRQKKSKKEHHIDLSNYENSCFQPASNYSNYRITVNQMFDKYRELTSFNNRAFITQFDDISSISSKVPISATVAKLPENKDKNRYVNVYPSDNARVVLQGDQDYINASYIDSYGMPKKFIAAQGPTRDTVVDFWNMIWEQNCQIIVMLTNLFEDALKKCEKYWPEIGFVDRFGEILVETTEDISYGSYTIRTFRVFVANSNDENCCKTVKHLHFNSWPDHGVPVSTTAFLKFYDIVMETYQRDFVLTPIVVHCSAGVGRSGTFIALDSLLEEQRATQAVNVFETVLAMRRKRTLMVQTSSQYIFLHRLMVELLCLPKTEFSILEIEKIMTNLAKKDENLVIGFEKEFDNLNIIGPIDTQRGIALQPKNFPKNMFQDILPYDKSILKLPPLKADEQPAYYNASLILCDLGHIVASQCPFDETVVDFWHAVWHSDAKTIVMITSKEEEPNVHPYFPPKISLPETYNDMNIYLTKQEKQPNVTKRFLRIENGQSKMDIKHFHYHDWPSASPPNKQSVLNFLDMVQRCWKTEDGALLVHCSDGSGRTGVFITLLKLIDLLKHGANHLDVFRTVKDLRDIRPWFVTNKQQYHFIYTALSTYISTMLGEKEADC, encoded by the exons ATGCTCGATGTGCAGTTTGAAATAATGAACATAGATACAAAGTTATGGCTGATCCTCGCTGTAGTTATGTACAACGGACGATGCGAGGATACAG TTCTGCCAGCGGGCGAAGTTTTGcacgaaaatataaaaatattattttacaataacacTGAACAAAAGATGAAATTTCAAAGCGCTCTTGATTTTTGTGCATCGCTAAAAGGAAGTCTGCTTTTGATAAAAGACAACGGGATCCAACTAAAAGTCACTGAGCAATTGGCCCAATGGGAAAGCTCGGTTGATCAAAGTGAATGTGGAAACAACTGCTGGCACTTGGGTTATTGGGTTGGAGCTCGGGAATATAACAATCAGTGGATGTGGCTTGATAATTCAGCTGTAGATGGGGTGTATCAAAACTGGTATAGGAACCAACCGAACGGCGGTAATGCGACGGCATATGCGATGAAGGTTATGCCTATTGATCAGGTGAAAACTACATCAGGTATTCTTGGAAAGTGGGGTGACGATAATGCAAACCAAAAAAAGAACTTCATCTGTCAATTAC ATTTATGCAATGGTTATGAGTGCGCCAACGGAGGAAATTGTACATTGGATTTAGCTACATCTTCGCTAAAATGCATTTGCATAAACGGGTACTCTGGCAAAACTTGTCAAATAG AACCAAATGTAACATTGCCGTGCAATGCAACAAAGCAAAAGAAATACGAGTATAAGTTCTTTAATTATCCTCCCCTGAACTACACCACTGCTAACGAGAGATGTGTGGAAGAGGGGAATGGATATCAACTTGTCAAAGTGAATAGCTCCTTCATTCAGGATGACATCAATTCACAGATACAGAAGTGGGCATATGATTTTGATGAGCAATCCTGGACTAATGCATCGGAGGCCGGCTACTGGGCAGGAG GTGACAAAACAAGAGGTGACTGGTATTGGTTAGATGGAACATCAATTCCACTTCAATCAACAGTTGAGTTTGAAAACTGGTTGGATGGTTTTCCATTGGTTTCAAGCAGGTTATCTGCTCTTCAAATTTTGTTGACAAACTCCTCATTTAGTGATGAGGTAAATGGAGATATTTTGGGAAAATGGGTGGACGGTATGATCATTCAAAAGAAAAGATACATTTGCCAAAGAT TGTACAACCCATGTTCAGTTGATAATCCATGTTTGAATGGTGGAGAATGCCTTCCAGAGCTCAACCACATCCAATCTTCGTTCAAATGTATTTGTTCTGATGGTTATTATGGCGACATATGCCAATATG ATCCATGTACTGTGAACCCATGTGAAAATAATGGCACTTGCTCACTGGAAACTCAATCGGATTGTGGGCTTTTGTATATCATTG GTGGAAGTGGAGATGAATGTGAAGTTACCAACACAACAGCATACAGATGTGACTGCATTGTTGGTTATCACGGCATTAACTGCACACAAG ATCTTTGCACTAACAACCCATGTTTGAACAATGGTACATGTAATATGAATGGCAGCGATTATCAATGTCAATGTGTTGGTGATTTCTTTGGAAGAAACTGCACCGAAG TTCCTGACCCATGCAACTCTCTATACTGTGGTAGTAATGGTAAATGCATTGTTGTAAATTCTACAGCTTTGTGTCAATGCTAtgttggatattatgggcAGTATTGTGAAAATG ATCTATGTACACACAACCCATGTATGAATAACGGAACATGTAATATGAATGGTAGCGATTATCAATGCCAGTGTCTTGATGGATATTATGGAAAAAACTGTACCAACG ATCTTTGCACTAACAACCCATGTTTGAACAATGGTACATGTAATATGAATGGCAGCGATTATCAATGTCAATGTGTTGGTGGTTTCTTTGGAAAAAATTGCTCAACTCCAG AACCATGTATCCCCTCACCTTGCGGAAGCCATGGTTTGTGTATTGTCAGAAACACAACAGAGTATTATTGTTTATGTGATGATGGTTACTATGGGAACGAATGCCAAAACA ATCCTTGCACCATACAACCATGTCAGAATGATGGTGATTGTCAAGTTAATAATTCATCATATACATGTGAATGTAAAACTGGCTTTTTTGGCATCAACTGCACACAGG ACTATTGTTCACAAGATCCTTGCATGAACGGTGGAAATTGTAGTATAAATGGAACATCTTACGCATGTGACTGTCCACCTACTTATTCAGGATTCAACTGCACTGAAG caattttttttactgatGATGCTGTTGGTTTCTCCATTCACTTAAGTGTGGATTCTTTAACCAACTTTACCACTTCACTCACAACTTGCATGGACTTGGGTGGGGCGTTGGTGattgtaaaaacacaaaacacgcAAACTTTTCTTGAGAgatatatttcaaatataactGACATGAATGGGTTTTGGATTGGTGCACAAAATGTCTCAGGAG AATGGTTGTGGCTTGATGGGAGCTCAGTTAATAATCAAGATTTCGAAAAATGGCCACCTGAAACACAACAGCTTAATGGGAATTGTTTGTCCTTGCAGAGGCAGAATATAGAATCAGAATTTGTTTGGATACCCAAAGATTGTAATGCACCCATTGGCTATATTTGTGAAAAACCAG CTGATGGTGAAGACCCATGTATACCAACACCATGCCTTCATAACTCAGTATGTACAAGCAGTGGTGCACATTTCTATTGCAATTGTTCAGATCTCTATAGTGGAAACCTATGTGAAAGACCTTTGAATACCCCAA GCCCTCCATTCCAACCTTGGCTAATTGTAGTGATTGTCATAAGCACAGCTCAAATACTGTTTCTCACCGTATTCCTCTGCTATTACGTTCA ttctTTTCGAGATCAGAGACAGAAGAAATCAAAGAAAGAACATCATATTGATCTAA GTAATTACGAAAACAGCTGCTTCCAACCAGCAAGCAACTACTCGAACTACCGAATCACAGTGAATCAAATGTTTGATAAATACAGGGAGTTAACCTCGTTCAACAACCGCGCATTTATTACACAATTTGAT GACATATCAAGCATTTCTTCAAAAGTTCCAATTTCAGCTACAGTTGCAAAACTGCCAGAAAACAAAGATAAGAACCGTTATGTCAATGTTTACCCAA GTGATAATGCAAGAGTGGTGTTACAAGGTGATCAAGATTATATCAATGCAAGTTATATCGAT TCTTACGGAATGCCCAAGAAATTCATTGCAGCCCAAGGTCCTACACGAGATACAGTAGTCGACTTTTGGAATATGATTTGGGAGCAGAACTGTCAAATAATCGTCATGCTGACTAATCTTTTTGAAGATGCGCTG aaaaaatgtgaGAAATACTGGCCCGAAATTGGATTTGTTGATCGTTTTGGAGAAATCCTAGTTGAGACAACAGAAGATATATCATATGGAAGTTATACCATTAGAACTTTCAGAGTTTTTGTCGCTAATTCGAATGACGAAAAT TGTTGCAAGACAGTGAAGCATCTACATTTTAACTCATGGCCTGACCACGGTGTTCCTGTGTCCACCACTGCTTTCTTGAAGTTTTATGACATTGTGATGGAGACTTATCAAAGAGATTTTGTCTTAACACCCATTGTAGTTCATTGCAG tGCTGGAGTAGGCCGTTCAGGAACTTTCATTGCATTAGATTCCCTCCTTGAGGAACAACGAGCCACACAAGCTGTTAATGTGTTTGAAACTGTGCTTGCTATGCGCAGGAAACGAACGCTCATGGTGCAAACTTCT AGCCAATACATATTCCTGCATAGATTGATGGTTGAACTGCTTTGTCTTCCAAAAACTGAATTTTCCATTCTTGAGATTGAAAAGATCATGACAAATCTTGCAAA AAAAGATGAAAATCTTGTCATTGGGTTTGAGAAAGAGTTTGATAACTTGAACATCATTGGACCAATTGACACACAGAGGGGAATAGCTTTACAACCAAAAAACTTCCCAAAGAATATGTTCCAGGACATTCTGCCAT ATGACAAGTCCATACTTAAACTGCCTCCATTGAAAGCCGATGAACAACCTGCATATTATAATGCATCTCTTATACtg TGTGATCTTGGTCATATTGTAGCCTCCCAATGCCCATTTGATGAAACAGTTGTTGATTTCTGGCATGCGGTTTGGCACAGTGATGCTAAAACTATTGTAATGATAACATCGAAGGAGGAGGAG CCGAATGTTCACCCCTACTTTCCCCCAAAAATAAGTCTCCCAGAAACTTACAACGATATGAATATTTACTtgacaaaacaagaaaaacaacCGAATGTCACCAAGCGGTTCCTAAGAATTGAAAAT GGTCAATCAAAAATGGACATCAAACATTTTCATTACCATGATTGGCCAAGTGCATCGCCCCCCAACAAACAAAGTGTTCTTAATTTCCTGGATATGGTTCAAAGATGTTGGAAGACTGAGGATGGAGCTCTCCTTGTTCACTGCAG TGATGGTTCTGGAAGAACAGGAGTCTTCATAACTTTGCTTAAACTGATAGATCTATTAAAGCATGGCGCAAATCACTTGGATGTATTTAGGACTGTGAAAGATTTGCGTGATATCAGACCATGGTTTGTAACAAACAAG CAACAATACCACTTCATCTATACTGCATTATCAACATATATATCAACAATGCTGGGTGAAAAGGAAGCAGACTGCTAA
- the LOC100178651 gene encoding uncharacterized protein LOC100178651 isoform X1 yields MLDVQFEIMNIDTKLWLILAVVMYNGRCEDTVLPAGEVLHENIKILFYNNTEQKMKFQSALDFCASLKGSLLLIKDNGIQLKVTEQLAQWESSVDQSECGNNCWHLGYWVGAREYNNQWMWLDNSAVDGVYQNWYRNQPNGGNATAYAMKVMPIDQVKTTSGILGKWGDDNANQKKNFICQLHLCNGYECANGGNCTLDLATSSLKCICINGYSGKTCQIEPNVTLPCNATKQKKYEYKFFNYPPLNYTTANERCVEEGNGYQLVKVNSSFIQDDINSQIQKWAYDFDEQSWTNASEAGYWAGGDKTRGDWYWLDGTSIPLQSTVEFENWLDGFPLVSSRLSALQILLTNSSFSDEVNGDILGKWVDGMIIQKKRYICQRLYNPCSVDNPCLNGGECLPELNHIQSSFKCICSDGYYGDICQYDPCTVNPCENNGTCSLETQSDCGLLYIIGGSGDECEVTNTTAYRCDCIVGYHGINCTQDLCTNNPCLNNGTCNMNGSDYQCQCVGDFFGRNCTEVPDPCNSLYCGSNGKCIVVNSTALCQCYVGYYGQYCENDLCTHNPCMNNGTCNMNGSDYQCQCLDGYYGKNCTNDLCTVSPCGDNGECILTNSTFTCLCDAGYYGNYCENDLCTNNPCLNNGTCNMNGSDYQCQCVGGFFGKNCSTPEPCIPSPCGSHGLCIVRNTTEYYCLCDDGYYGNECQNNPCTIQPCQNDGDCQVNNSSYTCECKTGFFGINCTQDYCSQDPCMNGGNCSINGTSYACDCPPTYSGFNCTEAIFFTDDAVGFSIHLSVDSLTNFTTSLTTCMDLGGALVIVKTQNTQTFLERYISNITDMNGFWIGAQNVSGEWLWLDGSSVNNQDFEKWPPETQQLNGNCLSLQRQNIESEFVWIPKDCNAPIGYICEKPADGEDPCIPTPCLHNSVCTSSGAHFYCNCSDLYSGNLCERPLNTPSPPFQPWLIVVIVISTAQILFLTVFLCYYVHSFRDQRQKKSKKEHHIDLSNYENSCFQPASNYSNYRITVNQMFDKYRELTSFNNRAFITQFDDISSISSKVPISATVAKLPENKDKNRYVNVYPSDNARVVLQGDQDYINASYIDSYGMPKKFIAAQGPTRDTVVDFWNMIWEQNCQIIVMLTNLFEDALKKCEKYWPEIGFVDRFGEILVETTEDISYGSYTIRTFRVFVANSNDENCCKTVKHLHFNSWPDHGVPVSTTAFLKFYDIVMETYQRDFVLTPIVVHCSAGVGRSGTFIALDSLLEEQRATQAVNVFETVLAMRRKRTLMVQTSSQYIFLHRLMVELLCLPKTEFSILEIEKIMTNLAKKDENLVIGFEKEFDNLNIIGPIDTQRGIALQPKNFPKNMFQDILPYDKSILKLPPLKADEQPAYYNASLILCDLGHIVASQCPFDETVVDFWHAVWHSDAKTIVMITSKEEEPNVHPYFPPKISLPETYNDMNIYLTKQEKQPNVTKRFLRIENGQSKMDIKHFHYHDWPSASPPNKQSVLNFLDMVQRCWKTEDGALLVHCSDGSGRTGVFITLLKLIDLLKHGANHLDVFRTVKDLRDIRPWFVTNKQQYHFIYTALSTYISTMLGEKEADC; encoded by the exons ATGCTCGATGTGCAGTTTGAAATAATGAACATAGATACAAAGTTATGGCTGATCCTCGCTGTAGTTATGTACAACGGACGATGCGAGGATACAG TTCTGCCAGCGGGCGAAGTTTTGcacgaaaatataaaaatattattttacaataacacTGAACAAAAGATGAAATTTCAAAGCGCTCTTGATTTTTGTGCATCGCTAAAAGGAAGTCTGCTTTTGATAAAAGACAACGGGATCCAACTAAAAGTCACTGAGCAATTGGCCCAATGGGAAAGCTCGGTTGATCAAAGTGAATGTGGAAACAACTGCTGGCACTTGGGTTATTGGGTTGGAGCTCGGGAATATAACAATCAGTGGATGTGGCTTGATAATTCAGCTGTAGATGGGGTGTATCAAAACTGGTATAGGAACCAACCGAACGGCGGTAATGCGACGGCATATGCGATGAAGGTTATGCCTATTGATCAGGTGAAAACTACATCAGGTATTCTTGGAAAGTGGGGTGACGATAATGCAAACCAAAAAAAGAACTTCATCTGTCAATTAC ATTTATGCAATGGTTATGAGTGCGCCAACGGAGGAAATTGTACATTGGATTTAGCTACATCTTCGCTAAAATGCATTTGCATAAACGGGTACTCTGGCAAAACTTGTCAAATAG AACCAAATGTAACATTGCCGTGCAATGCAACAAAGCAAAAGAAATACGAGTATAAGTTCTTTAATTATCCTCCCCTGAACTACACCACTGCTAACGAGAGATGTGTGGAAGAGGGGAATGGATATCAACTTGTCAAAGTGAATAGCTCCTTCATTCAGGATGACATCAATTCACAGATACAGAAGTGGGCATATGATTTTGATGAGCAATCCTGGACTAATGCATCGGAGGCCGGCTACTGGGCAGGAG GTGACAAAACAAGAGGTGACTGGTATTGGTTAGATGGAACATCAATTCCACTTCAATCAACAGTTGAGTTTGAAAACTGGTTGGATGGTTTTCCATTGGTTTCAAGCAGGTTATCTGCTCTTCAAATTTTGTTGACAAACTCCTCATTTAGTGATGAGGTAAATGGAGATATTTTGGGAAAATGGGTGGACGGTATGATCATTCAAAAGAAAAGATACATTTGCCAAAGAT TGTACAACCCATGTTCAGTTGATAATCCATGTTTGAATGGTGGAGAATGCCTTCCAGAGCTCAACCACATCCAATCTTCGTTCAAATGTATTTGTTCTGATGGTTATTATGGCGACATATGCCAATATG ATCCATGTACTGTGAACCCATGTGAAAATAATGGCACTTGCTCACTGGAAACTCAATCGGATTGTGGGCTTTTGTATATCATTG GTGGAAGTGGAGATGAATGTGAAGTTACCAACACAACAGCATACAGATGTGACTGCATTGTTGGTTATCACGGCATTAACTGCACACAAG ATCTTTGCACTAACAACCCATGTTTGAACAATGGTACATGTAATATGAATGGCAGCGATTATCAATGTCAATGTGTTGGTGATTTCTTTGGAAGAAACTGCACCGAAG TTCCTGACCCATGCAACTCTCTATACTGTGGTAGTAATGGTAAATGCATTGTTGTAAATTCTACAGCTTTGTGTCAATGCTAtgttggatattatgggcAGTATTGTGAAAATG ATCTATGTACACACAACCCATGTATGAATAACGGAACATGTAATATGAATGGTAGCGATTATCAATGCCAGTGTCTTGATGGATATTATGGAAAAAACTGTACCAACG ACTTATGCACTGTAAGTCCATGTGGTGATAATGGTGAATGCATTTTGACAAATTCAACATTTACCTGCCTGTGCGATGCAGGGTATTACGGAAATTACTGCGAGaatg ATCTTTGCACTAACAACCCATGTTTGAACAATGGTACATGTAATATGAATGGCAGCGATTATCAATGTCAATGTGTTGGTGGTTTCTTTGGAAAAAATTGCTCAACTCCAG AACCATGTATCCCCTCACCTTGCGGAAGCCATGGTTTGTGTATTGTCAGAAACACAACAGAGTATTATTGTTTATGTGATGATGGTTACTATGGGAACGAATGCCAAAACA ATCCTTGCACCATACAACCATGTCAGAATGATGGTGATTGTCAAGTTAATAATTCATCATATACATGTGAATGTAAAACTGGCTTTTTTGGCATCAACTGCACACAGG ACTATTGTTCACAAGATCCTTGCATGAACGGTGGAAATTGTAGTATAAATGGAACATCTTACGCATGTGACTGTCCACCTACTTATTCAGGATTCAACTGCACTGAAG caattttttttactgatGATGCTGTTGGTTTCTCCATTCACTTAAGTGTGGATTCTTTAACCAACTTTACCACTTCACTCACAACTTGCATGGACTTGGGTGGGGCGTTGGTGattgtaaaaacacaaaacacgcAAACTTTTCTTGAGAgatatatttcaaatataactGACATGAATGGGTTTTGGATTGGTGCACAAAATGTCTCAGGAG AATGGTTGTGGCTTGATGGGAGCTCAGTTAATAATCAAGATTTCGAAAAATGGCCACCTGAAACACAACAGCTTAATGGGAATTGTTTGTCCTTGCAGAGGCAGAATATAGAATCAGAATTTGTTTGGATACCCAAAGATTGTAATGCACCCATTGGCTATATTTGTGAAAAACCAG CTGATGGTGAAGACCCATGTATACCAACACCATGCCTTCATAACTCAGTATGTACAAGCAGTGGTGCACATTTCTATTGCAATTGTTCAGATCTCTATAGTGGAAACCTATGTGAAAGACCTTTGAATACCCCAA GCCCTCCATTCCAACCTTGGCTAATTGTAGTGATTGTCATAAGCACAGCTCAAATACTGTTTCTCACCGTATTCCTCTGCTATTACGTTCA ttctTTTCGAGATCAGAGACAGAAGAAATCAAAGAAAGAACATCATATTGATCTAA GTAATTACGAAAACAGCTGCTTCCAACCAGCAAGCAACTACTCGAACTACCGAATCACAGTGAATCAAATGTTTGATAAATACAGGGAGTTAACCTCGTTCAACAACCGCGCATTTATTACACAATTTGAT GACATATCAAGCATTTCTTCAAAAGTTCCAATTTCAGCTACAGTTGCAAAACTGCCAGAAAACAAAGATAAGAACCGTTATGTCAATGTTTACCCAA GTGATAATGCAAGAGTGGTGTTACAAGGTGATCAAGATTATATCAATGCAAGTTATATCGAT TCTTACGGAATGCCCAAGAAATTCATTGCAGCCCAAGGTCCTACACGAGATACAGTAGTCGACTTTTGGAATATGATTTGGGAGCAGAACTGTCAAATAATCGTCATGCTGACTAATCTTTTTGAAGATGCGCTG aaaaaatgtgaGAAATACTGGCCCGAAATTGGATTTGTTGATCGTTTTGGAGAAATCCTAGTTGAGACAACAGAAGATATATCATATGGAAGTTATACCATTAGAACTTTCAGAGTTTTTGTCGCTAATTCGAATGACGAAAAT TGTTGCAAGACAGTGAAGCATCTACATTTTAACTCATGGCCTGACCACGGTGTTCCTGTGTCCACCACTGCTTTCTTGAAGTTTTATGACATTGTGATGGAGACTTATCAAAGAGATTTTGTCTTAACACCCATTGTAGTTCATTGCAG tGCTGGAGTAGGCCGTTCAGGAACTTTCATTGCATTAGATTCCCTCCTTGAGGAACAACGAGCCACACAAGCTGTTAATGTGTTTGAAACTGTGCTTGCTATGCGCAGGAAACGAACGCTCATGGTGCAAACTTCT AGCCAATACATATTCCTGCATAGATTGATGGTTGAACTGCTTTGTCTTCCAAAAACTGAATTTTCCATTCTTGAGATTGAAAAGATCATGACAAATCTTGCAAA AAAAGATGAAAATCTTGTCATTGGGTTTGAGAAAGAGTTTGATAACTTGAACATCATTGGACCAATTGACACACAGAGGGGAATAGCTTTACAACCAAAAAACTTCCCAAAGAATATGTTCCAGGACATTCTGCCAT ATGACAAGTCCATACTTAAACTGCCTCCATTGAAAGCCGATGAACAACCTGCATATTATAATGCATCTCTTATACtg TGTGATCTTGGTCATATTGTAGCCTCCCAATGCCCATTTGATGAAACAGTTGTTGATTTCTGGCATGCGGTTTGGCACAGTGATGCTAAAACTATTGTAATGATAACATCGAAGGAGGAGGAG CCGAATGTTCACCCCTACTTTCCCCCAAAAATAAGTCTCCCAGAAACTTACAACGATATGAATATTTACTtgacaaaacaagaaaaacaacCGAATGTCACCAAGCGGTTCCTAAGAATTGAAAAT GGTCAATCAAAAATGGACATCAAACATTTTCATTACCATGATTGGCCAAGTGCATCGCCCCCCAACAAACAAAGTGTTCTTAATTTCCTGGATATGGTTCAAAGATGTTGGAAGACTGAGGATGGAGCTCTCCTTGTTCACTGCAG TGATGGTTCTGGAAGAACAGGAGTCTTCATAACTTTGCTTAAACTGATAGATCTATTAAAGCATGGCGCAAATCACTTGGATGTATTTAGGACTGTGAAAGATTTGCGTGATATCAGACCATGGTTTGTAACAAACAAG CAACAATACCACTTCATCTATACTGCATTATCAACATATATATCAACAATGCTGGGTGAAAAGGAAGCAGACTGCTAA
- the LOC100176325 gene encoding alkaline ceramidase-like: MHLPLSVFAYHSSDVNWCEPDYEVSSFTVEFWNSISGIPMIVLSLIMISLNGDYTRLVPHCRYANVVWWLLVVTGIGSIYFHATLSLFGQFLDEISIIWLGFAVLAMYAEPSVVCLPSSFNKNRTLYQSLMLAAAIVATTLSFVEPKFNHVWLFLFVVPVVRGVTMKKSRNPNMEKFQALGRNGLVFLALAVICWVLDRIFCPFMLSIRFPYLHAVWHILVLIAANMVFVFGAFDYANQTASRHEPYLAFVPLLGSYVGIWYVAFR, from the exons atgcacCTGCCTTTAAGTGTTTTCGCGTATCATTCGTCAGATGTAAACTGGTGTGAACCAGATTACGAAGTTTCATCTTTCACAGTTGAGTTTTGGAACTCG ATTTCAGGCATACCGATGATAGTTTTGTCATTGATTATGATCAGTTTAAATGGCGATTACACGCGTTTGGTACCACACTGCAGGTACGCGAATGTGGTTTGGTGGCTGCTAGTGGTGACAG GTATAGGAAGTATATATTTTCACGCAACCTTGAGCCTTTTCGGGCAGTTTTTGGACGAGATTAGTATAATATGGTTGGGATTTGCTGTGCTTGCGATGTATGCTGAACCGTCGGTCGTTTGCCTTCCTTCTTCATTTAACAAGAACAG AACACTGTACCAGTCACTAATGTTGGCAGCTGCTATCGTGGCGACAACACTCTCGTTTGTCGAACCAAAGTTTAACCACGTGTGGTTGTTTCTGTTCGTTGTTCCTGTTGTCCGGGGAGTCACTATGAAAAAATCAAg GAATCCTAATATGGAAAAGTTTCAAGCCTTGGGAAGAAATGGTCTCGTGTTCTTAGCACTTGCAGTCATATGCTGGGTACTTGACAGAATATTTTGTCCGTTTATGCTTTCAATCCGTTTCCCTTATCTTCACGCTGTTTG GCACATTTTGGTTCTAATTGCTGCAAATATGGTTTTCGTGTTTGGCGCCTTCGACTACGCAAACCAAACTGCTTCAAGGCATGAACCGTATCTCGCGTTTGTACCTTTACTTGGTTCATATGTTGGAATATGGTACGTCGCTTTTCGCTAG